The Candidatus Cloacimonadota bacterium genome contains the following window.
GAGTAAAAGCAGTAATAGACCCCGATAAATGCATTTCCTGTGGTATTTGTGCTAATGTCTGCAGGTTTTCTGCTATTTCGGCTGGCGAAAAGGCATATCAAGTGAACTTGTTAGATTGTGAAGGCTGTGGATATTGCTATTATGTTTGCCCCGAAGGCGCAATTTCACTGCCCGAGCAGAAGGTAGGTGCTTGCTTTATATCTCAAAGCCGACTGGGCAATACATTGGTACATGCACGCTTAAATATTGGCGCTGAAAACTCCGGTAAATTAGTCTCCAAGGTAAAAAGTTTAGCCAGACAACAAACAGAAATGGAACACAAAGATTTCCTTTTGGTAGATGGTTCTCCGGGCATTGGTTGTCCGGTTATCGCATCTCTTTCTTCGGCAAACTTCGTAATACTGGTAACAGAAGCGAGTAAATCTGGTATCAGCGATCTGAAGCGAGTATGGGAACTGGTTA
Protein-coding sequences here:
- a CDS encoding ATP-binding protein, which translates into the protein MKEIVIISGKGGTGKSSICSALAYILKEQSVIADCDVDAADLHLILQPQSSQTSEFVSGVKAVIDPDKCISCGICANVCRFSAISAGEKAYQVNLLDCEGCGYCYYVCPEGAISLPEQKVGACFISQSRLGNTLVHARLNIGAENSGKLVSKVKSLARQQTEMEHKDFLLVDGSPGIGCPVIASLSSANFVILVTEASKSGISDLKRVWELVKKFKIPGACIINKADINPDICKQISKYLKQEKILALQEIPYSDDFPKAIAMGRTLVEQNTTKWQPFFQQMWATIKETL